The Budorcas taxicolor isolate Tak-1 chromosome 25, Takin1.1, whole genome shotgun sequence genome includes a region encoding these proteins:
- the LOC128068854 gene encoding pregnancy-associated glycoprotein 1-like, whose product MLRTQTSLSTWSWERIMKWLVLLGLVAFSECIVKIPLRRVKTMRKTLSGKNMLNNFLKEHAYRLSQISFRGSNLTIHPLRNIRNLVYMGNITIGTPPQEFQVVFDTGSSDLWVPSDFCTSPACSTKIMFRHLQSSTFRPTNKTFRIAYESGRMKGVVARDTVRIGDLVSTDQPFGLSVAEYGLGRWRFDGVLGLNYPNLSRSGAIPIFDKLKNEGAISEPVFAFYLSKDKQEGSVVMFGGVDHRYYKGELNWVPLIQAGDWSVHMDRIIMKREVIACSDGCLALVDTGTTLIQGPGRLVNKIQKLIGAKLRGSKHYVSCSVVNTLPSIIFTIKGINYPVPAQAYILKDSRGYCYTAFKEKRGSTESWLLGDVFLRVYFSVFDRGNDRIGLAPAV is encoded by the exons ATGCTAAGAACCCAAACTTCCCTGAGTACTTGGAGCTGGGAAAGAATCATGAAGTGGCTTGTGCTCCTCGGGCTGGTGGCCTTCTCAGAGTGCATAGTCAA AATACCTCTAAGGAGAGTGAAGACCATGAGAAAAACCCTCAGTGGAAAAAACATGCTGAACAATTTCCTGAAGGAGCATGCTTACAGACTGTCCCAGATTTCTTTTCGTGGCTCAAATCTAACTATTCACCCACTGAGAAACATCAGAAAT TTGGTCTACATGGGTAACATCACCATTGGAACACCCCCTCAGGAATTCCAGGTTGTCTTTGACACAGGCTCATCTGATTTGTGGGTGCCCTCTGACTTTTGCACCAGTCCAGCCTGTT CTACAAAGATTATGTTCAGACATCTTCAGTCTTCCACCTTCCGGCCTACCAATAAGACCTTCAGGATCGCCTATGAATCTGGGAGAATGAAAGGAGTTGTTGCTCGTGACACAGTTCGG ATTGGGGACCTTGTAAGTACTGACCAGCCGTTCGGTCTAAGCGTGGCAGAATACGGGTTGGGGCGCTGGAGATTTGATGGCGTCTTGGGCTTGAACTACCCCAACCTATCCCGCTCAGGGGCCATCCCCATCTTTGACAAGCTGAAGAATGAAGGTGccatttctgagcctgtttttgcCTTCTACTTGAGCAA AGACAAGCAGGAGGGCAGTGTGGTGATGTTTGGTGGGGTGGACCACCGCTACTACAAGGGAGAGCTCAACTGGGTACCATTGATCCAAGCAGGCGACTGGAGTGTACACATGGACCG CATCATCATGAAAAGAGAGGTTATTGCTTGTTCTGATGGCTGCTTGGCCCTTGTGGACACTGGGACAACACTTATCCAAGGCCCAGGAAGACTAGTCAATAAAATACAGAAGCTGATTGGCGCCAAGCTTCGGGGTTCCAAG CACTACGTTTCGTGTTCTGTGGTCAATACCCTGCCCTCTATTATCTTCACCATCAAAGGCATCAACTACCCAGTGCCAGCTCAAGCTTACATCCTCAAG GATTCTAGAGGCTACTGCTATACTGCCTTTAAAGAGAAAAGGGGATCTACAGAGAGCTGGTTACTCGGTGACGTCTTTCTGAGGGTGTATTTCTCGGTCTTTGATCGAGGAAATGACAGGATTGGCCTGGCACCGGCAGTGTAA